GAGAACGAGGTAAATGCTCTCATTTCTTTTGGCAACATGATGTGTTATACTGAAACTCTCCGGGCTGTTCATCAAACTCAGCTCAATCCAACGATAAGCTTTCTGCATACTCCAGGAGAAAGGCGTTTTTCACTATGTCTTGATATATCCGAGATCTTCAAGCCTATTATCGTGGATAGAGTCATCTTCAAGGTACTCAATAAGCATGCTTTAAGCACCAGTCATTTTGATAAGAAACTCAACAAATGTCTTTTGAACGAAAAGGGAAAGAAGATTTTTGTAAAAGCTATGGAAGAGCGATATGACGAGACATTCCGTCATCGTTCTTTGGGACGCAATGTAAGCTATAAGCATCTTATAAAACTTGAATGCTATAAGCTACTGAAAGATATTTTGGGAATAGAAGAATATAAACCTTTTAAAATGTATTGGTGATATGTATGTGATTATAGTTTACGATGTAGGTGAGAAGCGAGTTGGCAAAATGTTGAAGCTTTGCCGTCAGTATTTGTGTTGGATTCAGAACTCAGTTTTGGAGGGAGAATTATCTGAAGCTAAACTTCGTGAATTGCAAATGAAGATGAAAGCTATCATTGATGAATCCGAGGATAGTGTCATTGTTTTCACCAATAAAATGGGGTATAATATGAACAAACAGATTCTTGGAAAAGAAAGAATGACTACCGATAATTTCTTATAAAGAGTTGTCGATGTGGTTCTATTTTGCCGTTTTGAGTTCGGCAAAACCTCCGAAAGTGTTCTTTGACTTATTGAAACCTCCATAAATAGGCAGGTTGTCGTAAGGCCGCAGAAAAAATATCTTTAGGCATCGACATTTTTCTGAAGATTTTTTTGTATTTTTGCACCCGCAAACCTATAAAGTCTTCGGGGTTTGTATGCCTTAGACTTAACGGGTTTTAATCGTACCTTTATGGAATTGAAATAGATGGTAGCGAAGGGCGAAAAAGTGTACTTTGGGTTTTAATCGTACCTTTATGGAATTGAAATGTCGATGGCGAGCGCTGGCGATGGTTCGGACGGGAGTTTTAATCGTACCTTTATGGAATTGAAATACCGACCGCAGCAGCATAGCCAGGGGCACCGGGTGTTTTAATCGTACCTT
This is a stretch of genomic DNA from Segatella hominis. It encodes these proteins:
- the cas2 gene encoding CRISPR-associated endonuclease Cas2, which gives rise to MYVIIVYDVGEKRVGKMLKLCRQYLCWIQNSVLEGELSEAKLRELQMKMKAIIDESEDSVIVFTNKMGYNMNKQILGKERMTTDNFL